One part of the Marinobacterium rhizophilum genome encodes these proteins:
- a CDS encoding NAD-dependent epimerase produces the protein MNVLITGVAGFIGFHVARRLLRAGWQVQGLDSLNDYYDPALKRARLALLESDPGFRFVNADLADRVAMEALFADHAFDRVIHLAAQAGVRYSLENPHAYVDANLAGLLNVLEGCRAQQVAHLVYASSSSVYGLNTRVPFAESDAVDHPVSLYAATKKSGELLAHSYSHLYGLPATGLRFFTVYGPWGRPDMAPIKFARAICAGEAIDIYNQGDMSRDFTYIDDIVEGVVRVLDQIPGMQPGWTPEQGSRGQSSAPYRIFNIGAGQPVGLLDFVRTLETALGVPARKNFLPMQPGDVARTWASTEALRNQTGFSPAVGLEEGVERFVHWFRGYYGVR, from the coding sequence ATGAACGTACTCATCACCGGTGTTGCCGGATTTATCGGTTTCCATGTGGCCAGGCGGCTGTTGCGCGCAGGCTGGCAGGTGCAGGGGCTGGACAGCCTGAATGATTACTACGATCCGGCACTCAAGCGTGCGCGCCTGGCGCTGCTTGAGTCCGACCCCGGCTTTCGCTTTGTGAACGCCGACCTTGCGGATCGCGTTGCAATGGAGGCACTGTTTGCCGATCATGCCTTCGATCGAGTGATCCACCTGGCGGCCCAGGCCGGGGTGCGCTATTCGCTGGAGAATCCCCATGCCTATGTGGATGCCAACCTGGCGGGCCTGCTGAATGTGCTGGAAGGTTGCCGGGCTCAGCAGGTGGCGCACCTGGTATACGCTTCATCCAGTTCCGTTTACGGGCTCAATACCCGGGTGCCCTTTGCCGAGTCGGATGCAGTGGATCATCCGGTGTCTCTTTATGCCGCCACCAAGAAGTCCGGCGAGCTGCTGGCCCACTCCTATTCCCACCTCTACGGCCTGCCTGCCACAGGGCTGCGCTTTTTTACCGTCTATGGTCCCTGGGGGCGTCCGGACATGGCGCCGATCAAGTTCGCCCGTGCCATCTGCGCCGGCGAGGCGATCGATATCTATAACCAGGGCGACATGAGCCGCGACTTTACCTACATCGATGACATAGTCGAAGGCGTAGTGCGGGTGCTGGATCAGATCCCGGGAATGCAGCCTGGCTGGACGCCGGAACAGGGCAGTCGCGGTCAGAGCTCGGCGCCGTACCGGATTTTCAATATAGGGGCGGGCCAGCCGGTGGGGCTGCTGGATTTTGTCCGCACGCTGGAGACCGCTCTGGGTGTGCCAGCGCGCAAGAACTTCCTGCCCATGCAGCCGGGTGATGTGGCCCGTACCTGGGCCTCGACCGAGGCGTTGCGCAACCAAACCGGGTTCAGCCCGGCAGTCGGGCTGGAGGAGGGGGTCGAGCGATTTGTGCACTGGTTCAGGGGGTACTACGGTGTCCGCTAG
- a CDS encoding UDP-glucose dehydrogenase family protein, with protein MKITVFGSGYVGLVTGTCLADVGHDVLCIDVDQAKIEGLNQGVLPIYEPGLGAMLKRNHSEGRLQFSTSAERGVEHGQLQFIAVGTPPDDDGSADLRHVLAVARTIGSHMTGYKVVVDKSTVPVGTADKVRREIATALAARQTELEFDVCSNPEFLKEGAAIEDFTKAARIVIGTDSERVRGLMRECYSPYNRNRDKLMFMDLRAAELTKYAANAMLATKISFMNELAQLAERLGVDIEQVRQGIGSDPRIGYHFIYPGCGYGGSCFPKDVKALTRTALDAGHDAPLLNAVEQVNQRQKQTLFHKLQQGLGNNLRGKRIAIWGLAFKPNTDDMREAPSRSLMEALWDAGASVSVYDPEALNECHRIYGKRTDLNLAATRELAVEDADALVICTEWKAFRTLDFAWLKTQLRTPLIVDGRNLYAPQDVHRAGLAYYAVGRGDSLQAIPRD; from the coding sequence ATGAAAATCACGGTATTTGGCAGCGGCTATGTTGGCCTGGTCACCGGAACCTGCCTGGCGGACGTCGGCCATGACGTTCTGTGCATCGATGTGGATCAGGCCAAGATCGAGGGCCTGAACCAGGGTGTTTTACCCATCTACGAACCCGGCCTGGGCGCCATGCTCAAGCGCAATCACAGCGAAGGCCGGCTGCAGTTCAGCACGTCGGCCGAGCGCGGCGTCGAGCATGGTCAATTGCAGTTTATCGCCGTGGGCACACCGCCCGACGACGATGGCTCGGCGGACCTGCGCCATGTGCTGGCCGTGGCCCGCACCATCGGCAGCCACATGACCGGTTACAAGGTGGTAGTCGACAAGTCCACCGTACCGGTGGGCACCGCCGACAAAGTCAGACGCGAGATTGCTACCGCCCTGGCCGCGCGCCAGACGGAGCTGGAGTTCGATGTCTGCTCCAACCCCGAGTTTCTGAAGGAAGGCGCCGCCATCGAGGACTTCACCAAGGCCGCCCGCATTGTCATTGGCACCGACAGTGAGCGGGTGCGCGGCCTGATGCGTGAATGCTACAGCCCCTACAACCGTAATCGCGACAAACTGATGTTCATGGACCTGCGTGCCGCCGAACTGACCAAGTATGCCGCCAACGCCATGCTGGCCACCAAGATCAGCTTCATGAATGAACTGGCGCAACTGGCAGAGCGCCTGGGCGTGGATATCGAACAGGTACGCCAGGGCATCGGTTCTGACCCACGTATCGGCTACCACTTTATCTACCCCGGTTGCGGTTACGGCGGCTCCTGCTTCCCCAAGGACGTCAAGGCTCTCACCCGTACGGCGCTGGATGCTGGCCACGACGCCCCCCTGCTGAACGCCGTCGAACAGGTCAACCAGCGCCAGAAGCAGACGCTGTTCCACAAGCTGCAACAGGGGCTTGGCAACAACCTGCGCGGCAAGCGCATCGCCATCTGGGGTCTGGCCTTCAAGCCCAACACCGATGACATGCGTGAGGCACCAAGTCGCAGCCTGATGGAAGCGCTCTGGGATGCGGGCGCCAGTGTCAGTGTCTACGACCCCGAAGCCCTCAACGAATGCCATCGCATCTACGGCAAGCGCACCGACCTCAACCTCGCCGCCACCCGTGAACTGGCGGTGGAAGATGCGGATGCCCTGGTGATCTGTACCGAATGGAAGGCCTTTCGCACCCTGGACTTCGCCTGGCTCAAGACCCAGCTGCGCACACCGCTGATTGTCGATGGACGCAACCTCTATGCCCCCCAGGATGTCCACCGGGCCGGTCTGGCGTATTACGCCGTTGGCCGGGGCGACTCGTTGCAGGCGATTCCCCGCGACTAG
- the aceF gene encoding dihydrolipoyllysine-residue acetyltransferase, translating into MSTITITVPDLSGASDVDVVEVLVQAGDVISEGDSLIAVETDKASMEVPSTHGGTVKEVIIKEGGTCNEGDQILVLETGASAAPEAPVETAAAPAAAAPAPAAAAPAAAPAAASVEEVRVPDLSGATDVDVVEVLVKAGDVIAEGDSLIAVETDKASMEVPAPMGGTVKDVRIAAGGTCNEGDLILTLEVAGAAAPAPAAEAPVAAPAAAAPAPVAAAPATAGGIEEVRVPDLSGATDVDVVEVLVKVGDVIAEGDSLIAVETDKASMEVPAPKGGTVKSVSISAGGTCNEGDLIITLEVAGSAAVAAAAAAPAPAAAAAAPAPAAAPAASAPAKAAGTTVNQALEQKNRSVHAGPAVRAIAREFGVDLSQVSGTGRRGRIVKEDVQNFVKTSLKALAQRPAAAGAAVGSGIPAVPEIDFSQFGEIEMQKMSKIAKVTAANMTRCWLNVPHVTQFDKSDITELEAFRKEMKEAAAKEGVKLTPLPFIIKAVAQALKENPKFNASLHADGEHIVLKKYINVGLAVDTPNGLMVPVIKDADKKSIYELSREANELAAKAKDRKLKPNEMQGCCFTISSLGGIGGTGFTPIVPAPEVGILGVSKADIEPRWNGKEFEPRLMLPLCLSYDHRAINGGDAGRFLTYLNSLLSDIRRLVL; encoded by the coding sequence GTGAGCACTATCACAATTACCGTTCCAGACCTCAGTGGCGCCTCGGATGTCGATGTCGTCGAGGTGCTGGTCCAGGCTGGCGATGTTATTAGCGAAGGCGACAGCCTGATCGCCGTTGAGACCGACAAGGCCTCGATGGAAGTACCCTCCACCCACGGTGGCACCGTCAAGGAAGTGATTATCAAGGAAGGCGGCACCTGCAACGAAGGTGACCAGATTCTGGTACTGGAAACCGGCGCTTCAGCCGCTCCCGAAGCACCGGTTGAGACTGCGGCGGCGCCTGCTGCTGCGGCCCCCGCTCCTGCAGCCGCAGCGCCTGCTGCGGCACCGGCCGCGGCCAGCGTCGAAGAGGTTCGGGTACCGGATCTCAGCGGCGCGACCGACGTTGATGTGGTGGAAGTCCTGGTCAAGGCCGGAGACGTGATCGCCGAGGGCGACAGCCTGATCGCGGTGGAAACCGACAAGGCGTCCATGGAAGTGCCGGCGCCGATGGGCGGCACGGTCAAGGACGTCCGCATTGCTGCGGGCGGCACCTGCAACGAAGGTGACCTGATTCTGACGCTGGAAGTGGCCGGTGCAGCAGCACCCGCTCCTGCGGCCGAGGCTCCGGTTGCCGCGCCTGCAGCAGCGGCGCCCGCGCCTGTCGCGGCCGCCCCGGCGACTGCCGGTGGCATTGAAGAGGTCCGGGTGCCGGATCTCAGCGGTGCCACCGACGTGGACGTGGTTGAAGTGCTGGTCAAGGTCGGTGATGTCATTGCCGAGGGCGACAGCCTGATCGCCGTGGAAACCGACAAGGCCTCGATGGAAGTGCCGGCGCCCAAGGGCGGTACCGTCAAGTCTGTCAGCATCAGTGCCGGTGGAACCTGCAATGAAGGCGATCTGATCATCACGCTGGAAGTGGCCGGCAGTGCTGCAGTTGCGGCGGCAGCCGCTGCACCTGCTCCTGCGGCGGCAGCCGCTGCACCGGCTCCCGCCGCGGCTCCTGCTGCCTCGGCCCCAGCCAAGGCTGCGGGTACGACGGTGAACCAGGCGCTGGAACAGAAGAACCGCAGCGTGCATGCCGGCCCGGCCGTTCGTGCCATCGCCCGCGAGTTCGGCGTGGACCTGTCCCAGGTCAGCGGCACCGGTCGTCGTGGCCGTATCGTCAAGGAAGACGTGCAGAACTTCGTCAAGACCTCCCTCAAGGCGCTGGCGCAAAGGCCTGCGGCGGCGGGTGCTGCTGTTGGTTCCGGCATTCCGGCTGTCCCTGAAATCGATTTCAGCCAGTTTGGCGAAATCGAAATGCAGAAGATGAGCAAGATTGCCAAGGTGACCGCGGCGAACATGACGCGTTGCTGGCTCAACGTGCCGCACGTGACCCAGTTCGACAAGTCGGATATCACCGAACTGGAAGCCTTCCGCAAGGAAATGAAGGAGGCCGCCGCGAAAGAGGGCGTCAAGCTCACGCCGCTGCCCTTCATCATCAAGGCGGTGGCCCAGGCGCTGAAGGAGAACCCCAAGTTCAACGCCTCGCTGCATGCCGATGGCGAACACATCGTGTTGAAGAAATACATCAACGTCGGTCTGGCGGTCGATACGCCCAACGGTCTGATGGTGCCGGTGATCAAGGATGCGGACAAGAAGTCCATCTACGAACTGTCCCGCGAAGCGAACGAGCTGGCTGCCAAGGCCAAGGATCGCAAGCTGAAACCCAACGAGATGCAGGGCTGCTGCTTTACCATCTCGAGCCTGGGCGGTATCGGTGGAACCGGCTTTACGCCCATCGTACCGGCGCCGGAAGTCGGTATCCTGGGCGTTTCCAAGGCGGACATCGAGCCGCGCTGGAATGGCAAGGAGTTCGAGCCGCGCCTGATGCTGCCGCTGTGCCTGTCCTATGATCATCGGGCGATCAACGGCGGGGATGCTGGACGCTTCCTGACGTACCTGAACAGTCTGCTGAGCGATATCCGTCGCTTGGTGCTGTAG
- the aceE gene encoding pyruvate dehydrogenase (acetyl-transferring), homodimeric type — MSGESKVQEFVEDIDPIETHEWLDALESVAKSDGDDRARFILKQLGRKAADIGVGSAGATTTPYRNTIAPKDESRMPGDLFVERRIRSFIRWNAMAMVMRANDNKEGLGGHISSFSSSATLYDIGFNYFFRGNEGEQDADMVFFQGHISPGIYARAYLEGRLTEEQLDNFRREVDGNGLSSYPHPWLMPDFWQFPTVSMGLGPIQAIYQAHVMRYLSARSLINRGDRKIWAFLGDGECDEPETLGAISLAGREHLENLIFVINCNLQRLDGPVRGNGKIVQELEGIFRGAGWNVVKCLWGRHWDPLLEKDTTGLLQKRMDEVCDGELQNYKANGGAYTREHFFGKYPELLEMVKDMSDQDIMNLNRGGHDPYKVYAAYQAAYQHKGQPTVILAQTVKGYGTGTSGQAKNDTHSIKKVALDDLKAFRDNFNIPLTDEQLNDVPYYRPSPDSPEMKYMFERRKQLGGFYPTRRTEFEVLETPALDAFASQLKSSGERELSTQMGLNRVMNVLVKDKQIGNRIVPIVPDEARTFGMEGMFRQLGIYTSAGQRYVPHDSDQIMFYKESKTGQVLEEGINEAGAFSAWLACATSYSNNNCPMVPFYIFYSMFGFQRVMDLIWAAGDSQARGFLIGATSGRTTLNGEGLQHQDGHSHLMAQMIPNCVSYDPTYAYEVTVIVQDGLERMYKKQENRFYYITTMNENYTHPEMPVGAEENIIKGMYLLEEGKDAELKVQLMGCGTILREVREAAIILREEFGIESDVWSTTSINELRREAQEVDRWNMMHPADEPRVPFVTECLKDRQGPVIASTDYMRMFADQLREFIPHRYKVLGTDGFGRSDTRTKLREFFEVNRYYVVLAALKALQEEGKVPATDVAKAMQKFNLNPEKPAPWTV, encoded by the coding sequence ATGAGTGGAGAAAGCAAAGTGCAAGAATTCGTTGAAGATATTGATCCGATTGAAACCCATGAATGGTTGGACGCACTGGAGTCTGTTGCCAAAAGCGACGGTGATGACCGTGCTCGGTTTATTCTCAAGCAGCTGGGGCGCAAGGCAGCAGATATCGGCGTAGGTAGCGCCGGTGCCACCACCACCCCGTACCGCAACACCATCGCCCCCAAAGACGAAAGTCGCATGCCGGGTGATCTGTTTGTTGAACGTCGTATCCGTTCCTTTATTCGCTGGAACGCGATGGCGATGGTCATGCGCGCCAACGACAACAAGGAAGGTCTGGGTGGTCACATTTCCAGCTTTTCGTCGTCCGCCACGCTGTACGATATTGGCTTTAACTACTTTTTCCGCGGCAATGAAGGCGAGCAGGATGCCGACATGGTGTTCTTCCAGGGGCACATCTCCCCCGGTATTTACGCCCGCGCCTATCTCGAAGGCCGTTTGACCGAAGAGCAGCTCGACAACTTCCGTCGCGAAGTGGACGGCAATGGTCTGTCGTCCTACCCCCACCCCTGGCTGATGCCGGACTTCTGGCAGTTCCCGACCGTATCCATGGGTCTGGGCCCGATTCAGGCGATCTACCAGGCGCATGTCATGCGTTACCTGTCTGCCCGCAGCCTGATCAATCGCGGCGATCGCAAGATCTGGGCGTTCCTGGGCGACGGTGAGTGTGACGAGCCGGAAACCCTGGGTGCCATTTCCCTGGCCGGCCGTGAACATCTTGAGAACCTGATCTTCGTTATCAACTGCAACCTGCAGCGCCTCGACGGGCCGGTGCGTGGTAACGGCAAGATCGTGCAGGAGCTTGAAGGCATCTTCCGCGGTGCCGGCTGGAACGTGGTCAAGTGCCTGTGGGGCCGTCACTGGGACCCGCTGCTGGAAAAAGACACCACCGGCCTGCTGCAAAAGCGCATGGACGAGGTCTGCGACGGCGAGCTGCAGAACTACAAGGCCAACGGTGGCGCCTACACCCGCGAGCATTTCTTCGGCAAATACCCGGAACTGCTCGAGATGGTGAAGGACATGTCCGACCAGGACATCATGAACCTGAACCGTGGCGGTCACGATCCCTACAAGGTGTATGCCGCCTACCAGGCCGCCTACCAGCACAAGGGCCAGCCCACCGTGATCCTGGCGCAGACCGTCAAGGGCTACGGCACCGGCACGTCCGGCCAGGCGAAGAACGATACCCACTCCATCAAGAAAGTCGCGCTGGATGACCTCAAGGCGTTCCGTGACAACTTCAATATCCCGTTGACCGACGAGCAGCTGAACGACGTGCCGTACTACCGTCCGTCACCGGACTCGCCGGAAATGAAGTACATGTTCGAGCGCCGCAAGCAGCTCGGCGGCTTCTATCCGACCCGTCGTACCGAGTTTGAAGTGCTGGAAACACCGGCGCTGGACGCTTTTGCCAGCCAGCTCAAGTCCAGCGGTGAACGCGAGCTCTCGACCCAGATGGGTCTGAACCGCGTGATGAACGTGCTGGTGAAGGACAAGCAGATCGGCAACCGCATCGTCCCGATCGTGCCGGACGAAGCCCGTACCTTCGGTATGGAAGGCATGTTCCGTCAGCTGGGTATCTACACCTCGGCCGGCCAGCGTTATGTACCGCATGACTCTGACCAGATCATGTTCTACAAGGAATCCAAAACCGGTCAGGTGCTGGAAGAGGGCATCAACGAAGCTGGCGCTTTCTCCGCCTGGCTAGCCTGTGCGACCTCCTACAGCAACAACAACTGCCCGATGGTGCCGTTCTACATCTTCTACTCGATGTTCGGCTTCCAGCGCGTCATGGACCTGATCTGGGCGGCCGGCGACAGCCAGGCCCGCGGTTTCCTGATCGGTGCGACCTCCGGTCGTACTACTCTCAACGGCGAGGGCCTGCAGCACCAGGATGGCCACAGCCACCTGATGGCGCAGATGATTCCCAACTGTGTCAGCTACGACCCGACCTACGCCTATGAAGTGACCGTTATCGTGCAGGACGGCCTTGAGCGCATGTACAAGAAACAGGAAAACCGTTTCTACTACATCACCACGATGAATGAAAACTACACCCACCCGGAAATGCCGGTCGGTGCAGAGGAAAACATCATCAAGGGCATGTACCTGCTGGAAGAAGGCAAGGATGCAGAGCTCAAGGTACAGCTGATGGGTTGTGGCACCATTTTGCGCGAAGTGCGTGAAGCGGCGATCATCCTGCGTGAAGAGTTCGGTATCGAATCTGATGTCTGGAGCACTACCTCGATCAACGAACTGCGCCGTGAAGCACAGGAAGTGGATCGCTGGAACATGATGCACCCGGCCGACGAGCCGCGCGTGCCTTTCGTCACCGAGTGCCTGAAGGACCGTCAGGGTCCGGTCATTGCCTCGACCGACTACATGCGCATGTTCGCCGATCAGCTGCGTGAATTTATCCCGCACCGCTACAAGGTGCTGGGTACCGATGGTTTCGGACGTTCCGATACACGCACCAAGCTGCGTGAGTTCTTCGAAGTTAACCGTTACTACGTCGTTCTGGCCGCGCTCAAGGCGCTGCAGGAAGAAGGCAAGGTGCCTGCAACCGACGTTGCCAAGGCGATGCAGAAGTTCAACCTGAACCCGGAAAAACCGGCGCCCTGGACCGTTTAA
- the pdhR gene encoding pyruvate dehydrogenase complex transcriptional repressor PdhR, which produces MTYQRVKQPKISDVIVQQMEEMILEGTLKPGQKLLPERELAKQFDVSRPSLREAVQKLAAKGLLVSRQGGGTYVSEELGGSFSDPLLELFKTHPEAQYDLLEFRHALEGVSAYYAALRGTAADREAIRARYDALQLFHSRKEFDKEVEADVEFHLSIAAATHNMVLLHMMRALFSLLRQHITDNLLNIYPRPGYREKIHDQHSALMTAILAGEPDNARKAAHHHIAYVEEVLLEGERENTRQERALRRANAGV; this is translated from the coding sequence GTGACTTATCAGCGGGTTAAACAGCCCAAAATTTCCGATGTCATCGTGCAGCAGATGGAGGAAATGATCCTTGAGGGGACGCTCAAGCCGGGCCAGAAGCTGCTGCCCGAGCGCGAGCTGGCCAAACAGTTCGATGTCTCAAGGCCGTCTTTGCGTGAAGCCGTGCAAAAGCTCGCTGCCAAAGGGCTGCTGGTCAGTCGCCAGGGCGGTGGCACCTACGTATCTGAAGAGCTTGGCGGCTCCTTTTCCGATCCATTGCTTGAGTTGTTTAAAACGCACCCCGAAGCCCAGTATGACCTGTTGGAGTTTCGTCACGCACTTGAGGGGGTGTCCGCATACTACGCGGCGTTACGCGGGACGGCCGCCGATCGCGAAGCAATTCGGGCTCGCTATGATGCGCTGCAGCTCTTCCACAGCAGGAAAGAGTTCGACAAGGAAGTTGAGGCCGACGTGGAGTTTCACCTGTCGATTGCCGCGGCGACCCACAACATGGTGCTGCTGCACATGATGCGGGCCCTTTTTAGCCTGCTGCGCCAGCACATTACTGACAACCTGTTGAACATTTACCCAAGGCCGGGTTACCGGGAAAAGATCCATGATCAGCACAGTGCCCTGATGACTGCTATCCTTGCCGGTGAGCCGGACAACGCGCGCAAGGCTGCCCACCATCATATTGCCTACGTCGAGGAGGTATTGCTTGAGGGCGAACGGGAAAATACCCGCCAGGAGCGGGCGCTGCGTCGGGCCAACGCCGGTGTTTGA
- a CDS encoding TRAP transporter substrate-binding protein, whose amino-acid sequence MKKLSKNLMSAAIASSILAGTAFMAASPLALAADKVLLKTPIAFGTNLPALGSTIVWVADRLDKVSDGNIRMKVYEPGKLVSPPEILDAVSSGKVNSGYATAGYWQGKIPAAALFSAVPFGPEAGEYMAWLYYGNGMSLYQEMYDSAGFNVKVLPCAILSPETSGWFAKPIEKPEDLQGLNMRFFGLGASVMEKLGVGTVQLPGGEIFGALEKGAIDATEFSQPAIDTRLGLHKIVKYNYFPGWHQQATIFELLINKDTWNGLSEGQRATVETTCMASMTNSVAEGEAMQFPVMADAKKNGVEIRYWNETMLDTFKSTWDEVAIEKSTEDPFFKKVWDDLSTFRAGYDLWEANAFLPRSRAE is encoded by the coding sequence ATGAAAAAACTCTCTAAAAACCTTATGTCCGCCGCGATTGCCAGCTCCATCCTCGCCGGCACCGCCTTTATGGCGGCCAGCCCGCTCGCCCTCGCCGCTGACAAGGTACTGCTCAAAACCCCCATCGCCTTTGGCACCAACCTGCCGGCGCTGGGCAGCACCATCGTCTGGGTGGCAGACAGGCTCGACAAGGTCAGCGACGGCAATATCCGCATGAAGGTGTATGAGCCCGGCAAGCTGGTCAGCCCGCCGGAGATCCTCGATGCGGTATCCTCTGGCAAGGTGAACTCCGGCTATGCGACCGCCGGTTACTGGCAGGGCAAGATTCCGGCCGCGGCACTGTTCTCCGCCGTGCCCTTTGGCCCCGAAGCCGGCGAGTACATGGCCTGGCTGTATTACGGCAACGGCATGAGCCTTTACCAGGAGATGTATGACAGCGCCGGATTTAACGTCAAGGTACTGCCCTGCGCCATCCTGTCGCCGGAAACCTCGGGCTGGTTCGCCAAGCCCATCGAAAAGCCGGAAGACCTGCAGGGGCTGAACATGCGCTTCTTCGGCCTGGGTGCCTCGGTGATGGAAAAACTCGGTGTCGGCACCGTGCAATTGCCCGGCGGCGAAATTTTCGGCGCACTGGAGAAGGGCGCCATCGATGCCACCGAGTTTTCCCAGCCGGCCATCGATACCCGCCTTGGGCTCCACAAAATCGTCAAGTACAACTACTTCCCCGGCTGGCACCAGCAGGCCACCATCTTCGAGCTGCTGATCAACAAGGACACCTGGAACGGCTTGAGCGAAGGCCAGCGGGCAACGGTTGAGACCACCTGCATGGCATCCATGACCAACTCGGTGGCCGAGGGCGAGGCCATGCAGTTCCCGGTGATGGCGGATGCAAAGAAAAACGGTGTCGAGATTCGCTACTGGAACGAAACCATGCTCGACACCTTCAAGAGCACCTGGGATGAAGTGGCAATCGAAAAATCCACTGAAGACCCCTTCTTCAAGAAGGTCTGGGATGACCTGAGCACCTTCCGCGCAGGCTACGACCTCTGGGAGGCCAACGCCTTCCTGCCGCGCAGCCGCGCCGAGTAA
- a CDS encoding TRAP transporter small permease subunit, whose product MTDNNTPAAVPLADTIDRLIQRITLGIGWSFVLLVLVIILQVTLRKGFSQGLIALEELQWHLYAIGVMFGLAYAQTTDAHIRVDLFHGRFRTRSKRLIEILGILFLLLPFIGVIFLHSLDFLYDSWRINESSSAPSGLPWRWLIKGVIPVSFALLALAVLSRLYREIILLMRGE is encoded by the coding sequence GTGACTGACAACAACACCCCCGCCGCCGTCCCCCTGGCGGACACGATTGACCGCCTGATCCAGCGCATTACGCTGGGCATTGGCTGGAGCTTTGTGCTGCTGGTGCTGGTGATTATCCTGCAGGTGACACTGCGCAAGGGCTTTTCCCAGGGCCTGATTGCGCTGGAAGAGCTGCAGTGGCACCTCTATGCCATCGGTGTCATGTTCGGCCTGGCCTACGCCCAGACCACCGACGCCCATATCCGCGTGGACCTGTTCCACGGCCGTTTCAGGACCCGCAGCAAGCGCCTGATCGAAATCCTCGGCATTCTTTTTCTGCTGCTGCCCTTTATCGGCGTGATTTTCCTGCACAGCCTGGACTTTCTGTACGACTCCTGGCGCATCAACGAAAGCTCCTCGGCGCCTTCGGGCCTGCCCTGGCGCTGGCTGATCAAGGGCGTGATCCCCGTGAGCTTCGCGCTGCTGGCGCTGGCGGTACTGTCGCGCCTGTACCGTGAGATTATTCTGTTGATGCGCGGAGAATAA
- a CDS encoding TRAP transporter large permease, whose product MDINEILVIAMFLSFIALLFTGFPVAWVLGGLGILFAFIGQLADTYFDSITGLDYLTLGLVVNRLWKIMDNWILVALPMFIFMGIMLDKSGVAERLMHSMQELFGRVRGGLAITVTAIGIILAASTGIIGASVVLLAVMSLPAMTKQGYAMPLALGTIASAGTLGILIPPSIMLVIMADQLALSVGDLFMGAVVPGLMLGALYIVYILIYGLVKPAAAPVPKDAKPVTWPIVLNVLRAVLPTLLLIFVVLGSIFGGIATPTEASGVGALGATLLAMYNRKFSFRVLNDVVRGTTNTTAYIFAIFIGATCFALVLRELGGDELIESFLTGLPFGPYGIIFFILGVIFLLGFFLDWIEITLIILPLLAPVISALGIEIDGYGVVDNPELVWFVMLVAMTLQTSFLTPPVGFALFYLKGVCPPEVRLGDIYRGVMPFIALQLVALLILVFWPQLVLWLPANAYG is encoded by the coding sequence ATGGATATCAATGAAATTCTGGTTATCGCGATGTTTTTATCCTTTATCGCGCTGCTGTTTACCGGCTTCCCGGTGGCCTGGGTGCTCGGTGGCCTGGGTATCCTGTTCGCCTTTATCGGCCAGCTGGCCGACACCTATTTTGACAGCATCACCGGGCTGGATTACCTGACCCTGGGGCTGGTGGTCAACCGGCTCTGGAAGATCATGGACAACTGGATCCTGGTGGCCCTGCCGATGTTCATTTTCATGGGCATCATGCTGGACAAGTCCGGTGTGGCCGAGCGCCTGATGCACTCCATGCAGGAGCTGTTTGGCCGCGTGCGTGGTGGTCTGGCGATTACCGTCACCGCCATCGGCATCATCCTGGCGGCCTCCACCGGCATTATCGGCGCCTCGGTGGTGCTGCTGGCAGTGATGTCACTGCCCGCCATGACCAAGCAGGGCTACGCCATGCCGCTGGCGCTGGGCACCATCGCCTCGGCCGGCACCCTGGGTATCCTGATTCCGCCCAGCATCATGCTGGTGATCATGGCCGACCAGCTGGCGCTCTCCGTGGGGGATCTGTTCATGGGCGCCGTGGTCCCGGGGCTGATGCTCGGCGCCCTCTATATCGTCTATATCCTGATCTACGGCCTGGTGAAGCCCGCCGCCGCACCGGTGCCAAAAGATGCCAAGCCGGTGACCTGGCCCATCGTGCTCAACGTGCTGCGGGCGGTGTTGCCGACCCTGCTGTTGATTTTCGTCGTGCTGGGGTCGATCTTTGGCGGTATCGCCACCCCGACCGAAGCCTCGGGCGTGGGTGCCCTGGGGGCAACGCTGCTGGCGATGTACAACCGCAAGTTCAGCTTCAGGGTGCTGAACGATGTGGTACGCGGCACCACCAATACCACGGCCTACATCTTTGCCATCTTTATCGGCGCCACCTGCTTTGCTTTGGTACTGCGCGAGCTCGGTGGCGATGAGCTGATCGAGTCCTTCCTCACTGGGCTGCCCTTTGGTCCTTACGGCATCATCTTCTTTATTCTGGGGGTGATCTTCCTGCTGGGTTTCTTCCTCGACTGGATCGAAATCACCCTGATCATCCTGCCGCTGCTGGCGCCGGTGATCTCGGCGCTGGGCATTGAGATCGATGGCTATGGCGTGGTGGATAACCCGGAACTGGTGTGGTTCGTGATGCTGGTGGCGATGACCCTGCAGACCTCCTTCCTGACGCCGCCGGTGGGTTTTGCGCTGTTTTACCTCAAGGGCGTCTGCCCGCCGGAGGTGCGCCTGGGCGACATTTACCGCGGTGTGATGCCGTTCATCGCGCTGCAACTGGTTGCGCTGCTGATCCTGGTGTTCTGGCCCCAGCTGGTGCTCTGGCTGCCGGCCAATGCCTACGGCTGA